A region of the Phaseolus vulgaris cultivar G19833 chromosome 11, P. vulgaris v2.0, whole genome shotgun sequence genome:
ctgaatttgggacaaaatgcgacaaatttcaggtcaaatggatgagtattcacccacgaaaaagatcaaacagtttcacacacaaacgaaccttcctttcggccctggaagtgatgattaaaaaatttattgcaaatcccATGGGACGAATTTTGgtctcaaatctcagccaaaactcagtaggcACAATGACGAATgactggtaaaaatttcagacgaaaatacccaaggagtaaggcgtagtaagtccgagaccgagagtgaacaaaactggttttccgaaaacaaaacgtcatggcttttcttccccgtatcttctttttgtgatctgTTTATGGAAGTGCCTCCTTACCTGTGTGCAAACAACATCTGAAAGTACTTGTCtgaattttttcaacgcaatacgaaacccagaataaaattgcccgaaatttcacaagtttctgTAAAGATAGCCCTGgttttcaataatatttatgaaaaattctcccgaaatagttttttcctgaaatttcatgtaagaatctcgactgaatttgggacaaaacgcgacaaaatTTCAGATCAAACGGATGactattcacccacgaaaaaaatcaaacagtttcacacacaagcGAACCATCCATTCGGCCCTGGAAGtgatgattaaaaaatttattgcaaatcccATGGGACGAATTTTGgtctcaaatctcagccaaaactcagtaggcACAATGACGAATgactggtaaaaatttcagacgaaaatacccaaggagtaaggcgtagtaagtccgagaccgagagtgaacaaaactggttttccgaaaacaaaacttcctgacttttcttccctGTATCTTCGTTTTGTGatctgtttatggacgtgcctccttacctgggtgctaacaacatatgaaagtacttgtgtgaattttttcaacgcaatacgaacccataataaaattgccgaaagtacggcgaaatttcacaaggtTCGGTAGAAGATAGCctttgttttcaataaaatttatgataaattctcccgaaatagttttttcctgaaatttcacgtaagaatctcgactgaatttgggacaaaacgcgacaaaatTTCAGATCAAACGGATGactattcacccacgaaaaaaatcaaacagtttcacacacaaacgaaccttccattcaaccctggcagtgatgaataaaaaacttattgCAAATCCCATGGGAcaaatttggggctcaaatctcagccaaaactcagtagacccAATGATAAATgactggtaaaaatttcagaccaaaatacgaaggagtaaggcgtagtaagtcccagatcgagagtgaacaaaacttgtttttcgaAATAAAGCGTACTGGCTTTTCATCCCCGTATCTTTTTTTTGTAATCTGTTTATGGATGTTCCTCCATACCTTGgtacaaacaacatatgaaagtacttgtgtgaattttttcaacgcaatacgaaCCTTGAATAAAATTGacgaaagtagggcgaaatttcacaagtgtCGGTAGAGATCGCCttggttttcaataaaatttatgaaaaattctcccgaaataattttttcctaaaattccgTGTAAGAATAttgactgaatttgggacaaaatgcgacaaatttcaggtcaaaagGATAAGTATTTACCCACGGAAAAAGTTAtatagtttcacacacaaacgaaccttcctttcggccctggcattgatgaataaaaattttattgcaAATCccgtgggacgaatttggggctcaaatctaaTCCAAAACTCAGTACACACAATGAAGAATgactggtaaaaatttcataccaaaatacccaaggagtaaggcgtagtaagtcccagaccgagagtgaacaaaactggttttccgaaaacaaaacgtcctggcttttcttccccgtatcttctttttgtgatctgTTTAtgaacgtgcctccttacctgggtgcaaacaacatatgaaagtacttgtctgaATCTTTTCAACACAATActgacccagaataaaattgtcgaaagtagggcgaaatttcacaactcggtagaggatagtcttggttttcaataaaatttatgaaaatttctcctaaaatagtttcttcctgaaattccacataagaatctagactgaatttgggacaaaatgcgacaaatttcaggtcaaatggatgagtattcacccacgaaaaagatcaaacagtttcacacacaaacgaaccttcctttcggccctggaagtgatgattaaaaaatttattgcaaatcccATGGGACGAATTTTGgtctcaaatctcagccaaaactcagtaggcACAATGACGAATgactggtaaaaatttcagacgaaaatacccaaggagtaaggcgtagtaagtccgagaccgagagtgaacaaaactggttttccgaaaacaaaacgtcatggcttttcttccccgtatcttctttttgtgatctgTTTATGGAAGTGCCTCCTTACCTGTGTGCAAACAACATCTGAAAGTACTTGTCtgaattttttcaacgcaatacgaaacccagaataaaattgcccgaaatttcacaagtttctgTAAAGATAGCCCTGgttttcaataatatttatgaaaaattctcccgaaatagttttttcctgaaatttcacgTAATAATCTCGACTGattttgggacaaaacgcaaaAAATTTCAGGtgaaacggatgagtattcacccatgaaaaaaatcaaacagtttcacacagaaatgaaccttcattggcaatttcttcctgtactgctacatttttcttcctgcacccccacatttttcttcctgcacccccataaTATTGTGCAAAGGCAATATTGTCCCTATATAAAttgtacatttattttttttcttattccgGATTATGAAATCTGGTAAATTTTCAGATTGGCACTTCcagtaaatttttggattggcgCTTCCGGTAAATCTTCGGATTGGCGCATCCAGTAATATCACGAATTGATGCTTCCGGTAGTACATGAATGATAgtgttaaaacaaaataaaaaaatgcaaaacatccataattgaaTAAACAattccggatccaccaatctgtaattcaaaatatgcattccggattcagaaatccataattggAAAAACtcattccggatccaccaatccgtaatagaaattaTGCTTCCAGATTCAATAATctggaaatcaataatttatgcaaactttgtTTCCAGAACACCCCTCATCTAGAATGCAACATGATTCAGttctggattgatgaatccgtagcacactcctAGATCCCGAAATTGTGGGGGTCAGTTTCGGAATTTTCAAAAttgtggaggtgcaggaagaaaaatgtagggtttcaggaagaaactgccttttCTGGATTATATACCCGACCCAGCCCAGTCCAATAAGGTTTCATTAAGGGGTTGGGACGACCCGGCCCGAACCCAAACAAAGCATTTCAAACTTCACCTACGTCGCACCCTCCGCCGTCGCCGCCGTCGCCGCCGCCACCAGCTGCGAAGGCTTTCCTCATCCCCTTACTGTGCTCGGTTCAACTACAACTCTGCCATTGTTCTGCTACACCTTACAACAGCAAagtcctttttttttatttgttgagGTTTCTCTCTTTTCTGTCTCTCTGAATTCCAGTGCTCTTTATTTCTTTACccatttttcaattcaaattgTTTCTGTACTTTGGATTGTTCAGCAAATGGGTATTGTTCAAATTTCGCTGTTTCAATTTTTTGCTTTGTTAGTAGCTAATTGGTCCATGGCTTGATGCACACCCTGTGTTTGGTTAATGCCCTGACTTAGATAAAGGAGATGAGGTTTGATGTGAAAGCTAACAATATGAAGCTGTGTTTACAAAGAACTATAAGCTTGATCTCAATTTAGAGACTTGTATAGATACATTTAAACTTCTAGTAATGTCTGAATTTATTATTAGAATATTTTACCAACATATTTAAAAGTTCAATTTATTATAAACATTCTCAGACTAGTTTAATTCTTTGTAGTTGGATAATATTTTAATGAGACATTCTACTTCACAGGGTTTTCAAGAAATGTGAAAAGCAACTCATAGCAAGAAAACAAATTGAAGCAAACTAGGCGTAGCAACAAAGTATGGTTGTGAAATGAAAATGATGGGGCGTATTGATCATATTGGCAGACATGGTTTTCATTGGGAGTCATAGGCAATTTATTGATAGTGTGTGCACAGTTGTGATCAAGGGTAACTGGGGCAATCTGTTGAAGGTTAAGAATGCCTCTGCTTTCACTTCTTCTACCATTCACCAGGTACTATTGCAGCTCTCACTCTATGATTCTGGAATTTTTCATTCCTTCCCATTCTTCAAATGGCTCGACTCCATCCCACATTATAGCCATTCCTTGCAATGTTCATGGGCCATGATTCACATCCTCACCGAACATAAGCATTTCAAAACTGCACAAAATATGCTTGAAAAAATTGCGAACAGGGATTTTCTTCCATCACCTTCAGTTTTGAGCACTTTGGTGAGGACTCATGACAACCCAGAAGTTAATTCTCAAGTTTTGAGCTGGCTTGTCATACATTATGCTAAGTCAAAGATGACACATGATGCAATTCAAGTTTTTGAGCAGATGATGTTACATGAAGTCAAACCTCATTTGCATGCTTGCACTGTACTTTTGAATTCGTTGTTGAAGGATGGGGTTACTCACATGGTGTGGAAAATTTACAGGAGAATGGTTAAAGTTGGGGTTGTTCCCAATATGTACATTTACAATTGTTTATTTCATGCCTGTTCAAAAGCAAGAGATGTGGAAAGGGCAGAACAGTTATTAAATGAGTTGGATTTAAAGGGTATGCTACCTGATATCTTCACATATAATACTTTGATATCATTATATTGCAAGAAGGGTATGCACTATGAGGCTTTGTCTATCCAGAGCAGAATGGAAAGAGAGGGGATAAACCTTGATATTGTTAGTTATAACTCTCTTATTTATGGATTTTGCAAAGAAGGCAGGTTGAGAGAAGCTATGAGGATGTTTAGCGAAATAAAAAATGCAACTCCCAATCAGGTGACATATACTACATTGATTGATGGTTACTGT
Encoded here:
- the LOC137828248 gene encoding pentatricopeptide repeat-containing protein At5g38730: MVFIGSHRQFIDSVCTVVIKGNWGNLLKVKNASAFTSSTIHQVLLQLSLYDSGIFHSFPFFKWLDSIPHYSHSLQCSWAMIHILTEHKHFKTAQNMLEKIANRDFLPSPSVLSTLVRTHDNPEVNSQVLSWLVIHYAKSKMTHDAIQVFEQMMLHEVKPHLHACTVLLNSLLKDGVTHMVWKIYRRMVKVGVVPNMYIYNCLFHACSKARDVERAEQLLNELDLKGMLPDIFTYNTLISLYCKKGMHYEALSIQSRMEREGINLDIVSYNSLIYGFCKEGRLREAMRMFSEIKNATPNQVTYTTLIDGYCKTNELEEALKIQGLMESKGLYPGVVTYNSILRKLCQDGRIKDANKLLSEMSERKVQADNITCNTLINAYCKIGDMKSALKFKNKMLEYGLKPDPFTYKALIHGFCKTNELESAKEVLFSMLDAGFTLSYCTYTWIVDCYCKKDNMDAVLALPNEFMSRGLCLDVSVYRALIRRSCKLERVECAEKLFNQMEGKGISADSVIYTSLAYAYWKAGNASAALGVLEEMTRRRLMITVKLYRCFSTSDASENKVSLLFWNHVVDRGLMSRNSMNKIQQMLI